The Streptomyces sp. NBC_00224 genome has a window encoding:
- a CDS encoding chitinase yields the protein MDRTGRLARTSRPPRLLAAVTAAVLAAGALVASAQTARAADTELALNGGFEAALDGWSCTAGSGTAVASPVHGGAKALKATPAGSDNAQCSQTVTVKPDSTYTLSSWVQGSYVYLGASGTGTTDVSTWTQSAPSWQQLTTTFKTGANTTAVTIYTHGWYGTGAYHADDVSLLGPGGGPVQLPAAPTGLTAGSATSSSIALNWAASSGATGYNVYQGGSKVLSVSGTSATVTGLTASTAYTFQVTATNTAGESAKSAAVTASTTSGGGGNPGGGLPTHALVGYLHSSFANGSGYTRMADVPDSWDVIDLAFGEPTSVTSGDIRFSLCPVSQCPGVESAADFKAAIRAKQAAGKKVLISIGGQNGQVQLATTAARDTFVSSVSKIIDEYGLDGLDVDFEGHSLSLNTGDTDFRNPTTPVVVNLISALKTLKAKYGAKFVLSMAPETFFVQLGYQYYGSGPWGGQDPRCGAYLPVIHALRDDLTLLHVQDYNSGSIMGLDNQYHSMGGADFHIAMTDMLLTGFPVAGDTGRTFPALRPDQVAIGLPASTNAGNGHTAPAEVTKALDCLTRKANCGSYQTHGSWPGLRGLMTWSVNWDRFGGGEFSKNFDAYPWS from the coding sequence GTGGACCGCACCGGACGCCTCGCCAGAACCTCCAGACCACCCAGACTCCTCGCCGCCGTCACGGCGGCCGTCCTCGCCGCGGGCGCCCTGGTCGCCTCCGCGCAGACCGCCCGCGCCGCCGACACCGAACTCGCCCTCAACGGCGGCTTCGAGGCCGCGCTCGACGGCTGGAGCTGTACGGCGGGCAGCGGCACGGCGGTCGCCTCGCCCGTGCACGGCGGCGCCAAGGCCCTCAAGGCCACCCCGGCCGGGAGCGACAACGCCCAGTGCTCCCAGACCGTCACGGTCAAGCCCGACTCCACGTACACCCTGAGCTCGTGGGTGCAGGGCAGCTACGTCTATCTGGGCGCCTCCGGCACCGGCACCACCGACGTCAGCACCTGGACCCAGTCCGCCCCGTCCTGGCAGCAGCTGACCACCACCTTCAAGACCGGCGCGAACACCACCGCGGTGACGATCTACACGCACGGCTGGTACGGCACCGGCGCCTACCACGCCGACGACGTGAGCCTGCTGGGCCCCGGCGGCGGGCCCGTCCAGCTCCCGGCCGCCCCCACCGGCCTGACCGCGGGCTCCGCGACCTCCTCCAGCATCGCCCTCAACTGGGCGGCCTCCTCCGGCGCCACCGGCTACAACGTCTACCAGGGCGGCTCCAAAGTCCTCTCGGTGAGCGGGACTTCGGCCACCGTGACGGGCCTGACCGCCTCCACCGCGTACACCTTCCAGGTCACCGCCACCAACACGGCCGGTGAGTCCGCGAAGTCCGCCGCCGTCACCGCCTCCACCACGAGCGGCGGGGGAGGGAACCCGGGCGGCGGTCTGCCCACCCACGCCCTCGTCGGCTATCTGCACTCAAGCTTCGCCAACGGCTCCGGCTACACGCGGATGGCCGACGTCCCCGACTCCTGGGACGTCATCGACCTGGCCTTCGGCGAGCCGACCTCCGTCACCTCCGGCGACATCAGGTTCAGCCTCTGCCCGGTCAGCCAGTGCCCGGGGGTCGAGTCCGCCGCCGACTTCAAGGCCGCCATCAGGGCCAAGCAGGCCGCGGGCAAGAAGGTCCTGATCTCCATAGGCGGCCAGAACGGCCAGGTCCAGCTCGCCACCACGGCCGCCCGCGACACCTTCGTCTCGTCGGTCTCGAAGATCATCGACGAGTACGGACTCGACGGCCTGGACGTCGACTTCGAGGGCCACTCGCTCTCGCTGAACACCGGCGACACGGACTTCCGCAACCCGACCACCCCCGTCGTCGTGAACCTCATCTCGGCGCTGAAGACACTGAAGGCCAAGTACGGCGCGAAGTTCGTGCTGTCGATGGCCCCGGAGACGTTCTTCGTGCAGCTCGGCTACCAGTACTACGGATCCGGTCCCTGGGGCGGCCAGGACCCGCGCTGCGGCGCCTATCTGCCGGTGATCCACGCCCTGCGCGACGATCTGACCCTGCTGCACGTCCAGGACTACAACTCGGGCTCGATCATGGGCCTGGACAACCAGTACCACTCGATGGGCGGCGCGGACTTCCACATCGCCATGACCGACATGCTGCTCACCGGCTTCCCGGTGGCGGGCGACACCGGCCGGACGTTCCCGGCCCTGCGCCCCGACCAGGTCGCCATCGGCCTCCCGGCGTCCACCAACGCGGGCAACGGCCACACGGCTCCCGCCGAGGTCACCAAGGCGCTGGACTGCCTCACCAGGAAGGCGAACTGCGGCTCGTACCAGACCCATGGGAGCTGGCCGGGGCTGCGCGGCCTGATGACCTGGTCCGTCAACTGGGACCGGTTCGGCGGCGGGGAGTTCTCGAAGAACTTCGACGCATACCCGTGGAGCTGA
- a CDS encoding phosphatase PAP2 family protein, protein MRETPRPQETAGGSRAAHPQPRSGRALAHTTGASGSGTPHRSDGRPPHTPRGARHTGQGGRPGTSPPVPGRPAFLLPAFAALAALFSLLTWQVVADGPLRRLDERVGGHLAGRGPQDVAQALADLGSMPVALPVLALALGYAVWRGARLDALIAAVTMALVPALVVPLKIWTDRAGPLTSDTGYYPSGHTATAMVAYGGAALLLAPYTAPRRAWVMPAAAGVLTAATGIGLVLHGYHWPLDVLASGCLCELLLLLSSTGMRRSSSRTPRRRTGPS, encoded by the coding sequence ATGAGAGAAACACCTCGCCCGCAGGAGACTGCGGGCGGCTCCAGGGCGGCGCATCCCCAGCCTCGTTCTGGTCGTGCCCTGGCGCACACCACCGGTGCTTCTGGCTCCGGAACTCCTCACCGATCGGATGGCCGTCCGCCCCACACCCCCCGGGGCGCACGGCACACCGGTCAAGGCGGCCGCCCCGGAACCTCCCCCCCTGTTCCGGGGCGGCCGGCTTTCCTCTTGCCGGCCTTCGCCGCCCTCGCGGCGCTCTTCTCGCTCCTGACCTGGCAGGTCGTCGCCGACGGCCCACTGCGCCGGCTCGACGAGCGCGTCGGCGGCCACCTCGCGGGCCGGGGCCCGCAGGACGTGGCCCAGGCCCTGGCCGACCTCGGCTCGATGCCCGTCGCCCTGCCGGTGCTCGCGCTCGCCCTGGGGTACGCGGTGTGGCGCGGCGCCCGCCTGGACGCGCTGATCGCGGCAGTCACGATGGCCCTGGTCCCGGCGCTGGTCGTCCCGCTGAAGATCTGGACCGACCGCGCGGGCCCGCTCACCTCCGACACCGGCTACTACCCGTCCGGCCACACGGCCACCGCGATGGTGGCGTACGGCGGCGCGGCCCTGCTGCTCGCCCCGTACACCGCCCCGCGCCGCGCATGGGTGATGCCCGCCGCCGCGGGTGTGCTCACCGCGGCGACGGGCATCGGTCTGGTGCTGCACGGCTACCACTGGCCCCTGGACGTACTGGCGAGCGGCTGCCTGTGCGAGCTGCTCCTGCTGCTCAGCTCCACGGGTATGCGTCGAAGTTCTTCGAGAACTCCCCGCCGCCGAACCGGTCCCAGTTGA